The Staphylococcus saprophyticus subsp. saprophyticus ATCC 15305 = NCTC 7292 genome contains the following window.
AACTCTAATTATTTTACTCTATTTTATTAAAATTTCAAGTTTATATAGAGATTTCACAGACTAACGTCCCGTCTTCGTTTAATTTATATATAATAAAAACAGTACCTAATCTGTAGATTAGTATACTGCTCAAGTTGTCATGACTTTATTGACCATGATAAATATTAAATTCTAATGGTTTCACTTCATTCTCTAACCATTCTTGATATATCAATTTCTTATTAACATCACTATTTATAATCGTAATACCACAGTCACCGCCACCTGCACCAGAGGTTTTAGCAGCACCGCCATATTTTTCTGCTACAGAACACAACACTTTGAGATGTGCCGTTTCTATATCTATCGTAGCTTCTTTATCCATAGATTGAATAATTTCGCGATTGGTACGAATCATTTGTTGTACACCTTTAATGTGGTTTGTTTTAAAAGCATGAATCAACTTTTCAACACATAGGTGGGAACGTTCTAAAAACTTACCATAAAACGTTGGATCTGACTTCAAGCGTTTCACTTCACTCACTAAATGATGAGACGATGCAGGAGATCCTGTCCAACCAATCAATACTTCCATATTTTCTGGTGGTTGCAACGGTTCAATATGCAGACCTGGCCAGTTTTTATTCAATACTTCATTAACAGATGTATCTTCAATTTGTTGAGAGACCCACTCATGATCAAATGTACTGTACGCTAACCAACCAGTGTAAATACTAACAGCGATGTCACCACATGAACTTAAACTCTGCAATTTCATATTCGCGATTACCGCTAGTTTATAAATATAAAGATTTGATAAATGCGTTTCATAAAACTCATTCAAAACTTTAACTACAGAAACAAGCACGGCTGCACTTGAACCTAACCCGTATTTATGGCCATTTGCGTCATCTAAATTACTATCAATCGTTAAATTGAAATGTTTTAAACTGATATGGTTACTGCGCACATATTGTTCAAATACTTCAATTGCTGTAATGACATATTTAAGTTGTTTCGCCGCATGTACATCGGATACGACGATTTGATCTTCTCTTCTTTGAAAAGTCACTGGATCATGATGTAGTGTTTTAGAATGTATGGTACCTTGAGGGGCATTTGAGTCTTCAATTGAAGCAGTTACAAATCGATCAACCGCAATTAATACGGATTTATATCCTGGTTCAGTAACTGCATATTCACCTGCAATATAGAGTTTACCTGGTGCTTTTACTTGAATCATGTTATCTCTTCCTTACTCAATAATTTCAACGCCTGTACTTATAATGTCACTTGCAATAATTTGATCTTTATCAAAAGATTTATGTAGAGCATCAATAACTGCTTGTTGATTTTTCTTTTCTACTAAAATTTTCACATTAGGTCCTGCATCCATTGTAAAATAACATGGATAACCAGCTTTTCTACACTGATCAACAATATCCATCGCAAGATAGCTATCCTCAACCATATAAGTAAATGGAGGTTGTGCACCTAAATTGGTAGCATGCATACGTAAACCATTAGCTTCAATGACTTCACCCATTTGCATAAAGTCTTTTCGCTCAATCGCATGCTTAACTGACGCTATGTCTTCATCTACATGATTTAACCAATATTGATAAAAGCGAGATGTATCACGTGTATGTGACATACCGGCACGACTCGATACTTTTTTTGTTTTATTATTAATAACTACAAAAATCATTGCCAACTCTTGTTCCCAATGATCTGCTTCAATGGGAAAACTGTACGATGATTCATCATCATGCCCTTTTTCCCATTCTACAAAGCCACCGTAGATGCTTCTTGATGCTGACCCAGAGCCTCTACGTGCTAACCTAGATAATCCTTTACCCGTTAATCCAAGGTTTAAAGCCTTGTCACAAGCAGCTGCTAATGCGGCATACGCACTTGCTGATGATGCTAAACCAGCAGCAGTCGGAACATGATTGTCGCTCTCTATATATGCAAACATTGTTGTGCCTGATGTCGCTCTAACAATATCCATAAAACGACTAATTTTAGCTGATTCACTTGCAGTAACTGTTTCACCATTTAGTATAAGTGTATCTTTCGTATAGCTCTCATCAAACGTAACTTTCGTTTCAGTATAAAAGCGTTCTAACGCAACAGATAAACTATTATTCATTGGAATAATATATGTTTCGTCAGCCTTTCCCCAATACTTAATCAGTGCAATATTTGTATGTGCACGTGCCTTACCACTATTCACCAACTTCATTACCCTCCTAAATATTCAATCCATGTATGATGCGCACCTAATTGCGTTGCACTTTCTGCAATACGCTTAGCTGTCTCTTCATTAGTTGCAAGTACAATCATACTTCCACCACGGCCACCGCCAGTTAGTTTACCTGCAATCGCACCTTGCGCCTTACTGGCATCTAATATTTCTTCTATTTTGTCATGACTGACTGTAAGTGTTCTTAAATTTTTTTGACACAGATTAAACACCTTAGCTAATTGTTCAAAATTATGATGTTCAATTGATTCACTTGCTTCATGTACAAGTTTACCAATATGTTCAACATATTGCAGATATGTACTATCACCTTCACATAATTGGTGTACATCTTCAACAGCTTGTTTAGTAGAACCTCGAACACCAGTATCGATAACTACCATATAACCATTTAAATCTAAAGGTTTCAATGTTGTAACCTTACCTTGTTTGAACCATACGGGTTTATTTGAGACGATTGTTTGTGTATCTATACCACTCGGCTTACCGTGAGCAATGCGTTCAGCCCAATTTGCTTCTTCTAT
Protein-coding sequences here:
- a CDS encoding phosphomevalonate kinase, encoding MIQVKAPGKLYIAGEYAVTEPGYKSVLIAVDRFVTASIEDSNAPQGTIHSKTLHHDPVTFQRREDQIVVSDVHAAKQLKYVITAIEVFEQYVRSNHISLKHFNLTIDSNLDDANGHKYGLGSSAAVLVSVVKVLNEFYETHLSNLYIYKLAVIANMKLQSLSSCGDIAVSIYTGWLAYSTFDHEWVSQQIEDTSVNEVLNKNWPGLHIEPLQPPENMEVLIGWTGSPASSHHLVSEVKRLKSDPTFYGKFLERSHLCVEKLIHAFKTNHIKGVQQMIRTNREIIQSMDKEATIDIETAHLKVLCSVAEKYGGAAKTSGAGGGDCGITIINSDVNKKLIYQEWLENEVKPLEFNIYHGQ
- the mvaD gene encoding diphosphomevalonate decarboxylase; amino-acid sequence: MVNSGKARAHTNIALIKYWGKADETYIIPMNNSLSVALERFYTETKVTFDESYTKDTLILNGETVTASESAKISRFMDIVRATSGTTMFAYIESDNHVPTAAGLASSASAYAALAAACDKALNLGLTGKGLSRLARRGSGSASRSIYGGFVEWEKGHDDESSYSFPIEADHWEQELAMIFVVINNKTKKVSSRAGMSHTRDTSRFYQYWLNHVDEDIASVKHAIERKDFMQMGEVIEANGLRMHATNLGAQPPFTYMVEDSYLAMDIVDQCRKAGYPCYFTMDAGPNVKILVEKKNQQAVIDALHKSFDKDQIIASDIISTGVEIIE
- the mvk gene encoding mevalonate kinase, which encodes MAQQGYGEANGKVILIGEHAVTFGEPAIAIPFTTGKVKAKIESLETTNASYIKSDVYDGELQKAPEHLKAVITRFIEKYKIATPIKVSIDTNLPPSRGLGSSAAMAVAFVRASFDYLDEPLSDEMLIEEANWAERIAHGKPSGIDTQTIVSNKPVWFKQGKVTTLKPLDLNGYMVVIDTGVRGSTKQAVEDVHQLCEGDSTYLQYVEHIGKLVHEASESIEHHNFEQLAKVFNLCQKNLRTLTVSHDKIEEILDASKAQGAIAGKLTGGGRGGSMIVLATNEETAKRIAESATQLGAHHTWIEYLGG